The Clostridium septicum genome contains a region encoding:
- a CDS encoding MarR family winged helix-turn-helix transcriptional regulator gives MECKNEAIGKYISEIYRNSCRFFSKEFLKLNLGVGQYIFLIQLYKRDGINQEELSELLKIDKANTARAIKRLEEEGYVIRIRCKEDKRAYNVFLTDKALDIKEEFFGILQSWENNITQPLTEEEIIIVKKILKKITVN, from the coding sequence ATGGAATGTAAAAATGAAGCTATAGGAAAGTATATTTCGGAGATATATAGGAATAGTTGTAGATTTTTTTCTAAGGAGTTTTTAAAACTTAATTTAGGTGTGGGACAATATATTTTCTTAATACAACTTTATAAAAGGGATGGGATAAATCAGGAAGAGCTATCAGAGTTATTAAAAATAGATAAAGCAAATACTGCAAGAGCTATAAAAAGACTTGAAGAAGAGGGTTATGTTATAAGAATAAGGTGCAAAGAAGATAAGAGAGCATATAATGTATTTCTTACTGATAAAGCATTAGATATAAAAGAAGAATTTTTTGGAATACTACAATCATGGGAAAATAATATAACACAACCATTAACGGAGGAAGAGATTATTATAGTCAAAAAAATATTAAAGAAAATAACAGTAAATTAA
- a CDS encoding MATE family efflux transporter, whose translation MNKQKRLGEESIPKLLISFSVPAIIGMLVNTFYNIVDRMFIGHIPDIGQLALTGVGVTMPIVSIILGFGLLLGVGTSARVSLNLGLGNKEDAEKLIGNSLTLSIILSVLITFIGLTFSTKLLRSFAASDSTIIYAKDYINIIYFGTIFNLMAFSLNHSIRSDGNPRIAMFSMLIGAITNIVLDPIFIFVLNLGVKGAAIATVISQLVSCIWVISYFTKGKSYIKLRKENLKLEKRIVMAIVTIGMSPFAMQIAQSLVQVIANNSLKMYGGDLAIGAMAIIASITMIFSMPIIGLNQGAQPIIGYNYGAKKYHRVKETVTYGTIIATIIMIIGFILVQLFPHILIRMFNKDPNLVDIATNGLRIFLCMIPFIGFQIVSSSYFQAVGKAKISMFLSLLRQVILLIPFMIILPKFITPSLNGIWIAGAASDLLSAIITGILFYNSVRKLKEVQN comes from the coding sequence ATGAATAAACAAAAGAGGTTGGGAGAAGAGAGCATACCAAAACTTTTAATTTCATTTTCAGTTCCAGCTATAATAGGAATGTTAGTAAATACTTTTTATAATATAGTTGATAGAATGTTTATTGGTCATATTCCTGATATTGGTCAATTAGCACTTACAGGTGTTGGTGTAACAATGCCTATAGTCAGCATTATATTAGGCTTTGGTTTATTACTTGGAGTTGGAACTTCTGCAAGAGTTTCCTTAAATTTAGGTTTAGGCAATAAAGAAGATGCGGAAAAGTTAATAGGGAACTCGCTAACATTATCAATAATACTAAGTGTGCTTATCACATTTATAGGATTAACATTTTCAACTAAACTTTTAAGGAGTTTTGCTGCAAGTGATAGTACAATAATTTATGCAAAAGATTATATAAATATAATTTATTTTGGAACAATATTTAATTTGATGGCATTTAGTTTAAATCATTCTATAAGAAGTGATGGAAATCCTAGAATAGCAATGTTTTCTATGTTAATTGGTGCTATAACTAATATAGTATTGGATCCAATATTTATTTTTGTATTAAATCTTGGAGTAAAAGGTGCAGCTATAGCAACAGTAATATCTCAATTAGTAAGTTGTATATGGGTTATAAGTTATTTTACAAAAGGAAAGAGTTATATAAAGTTAAGAAAAGAAAATTTAAAGTTAGAAAAAAGAATAGTAATGGCAATAGTTACGATAGGTATGTCTCCATTTGCAATGCAAATAGCACAAAGTTTAGTTCAGGTAATTGCAAATAATTCATTAAAAATGTATGGTGGAGATTTAGCTATAGGGGCCATGGCTATAATAGCAAGTATAACAATGATATTTTCTATGCCAATAATAGGATTAAATCAAGGTGCTCAGCCTATAATAGGATATAATTATGGTGCTAAAAAATACCATAGAGTTAAGGAAACAGTTACTTATGGAACTATAATAGCAACAATTATTATGATAATAGGATTTATATTAGTGCAATTATTTCCACATATTTTGATAAGGATGTTTAATAAGGATCCTAATCTAGTTGATATAGCTACAAATGGATTAAGAATATTCCTTTGTATGATTCCTTTTATAGGATTCCAAATTGTAAGTTCAAGCTATTTCCAAGCAGTTGGAAAAGCTAAAATATCAATGTTTTTGAGTTTGCTAAGACAAGTTATTCTTTTAATACCATTTATGATAATATTACCTAAATTTATTACACCATCTTTAAATGGGATATGGATAGCTGGAGCTGCATCCGATCTATTATCAGCAATAATAACTGGAATATTATTTTATAATTCAGTAAGAAAATTAAAAGAAGTTCAAAATTAA
- a CDS encoding nucleoside recognition domain-containing protein, translated as MINYIWFVMIFLGIIVGLFTGNGDGISKAIIGSVDSTVSLIIGLVGLMCFWCGVMKVAEKSGLTNKLAKLLRPILRLLFKDAAKDEKALGAIVMNITANMMGLGNAATPFGIKAMQEMDRLNKEKGTASNDMVLFLVLNAACIQLVPSTIISIRAACGSTNPGSIILPAILASTIAAIVGVICCKILQRYF; from the coding sequence ATGATCAATTATATTTGGTTCGTAATGATATTTCTAGGAATTATAGTTGGTTTATTTACTGGAAATGGAGATGGGATTTCTAAAGCTATTATAGGATCAGTAGACTCTACAGTAAGTCTTATAATTGGGTTAGTAGGTTTAATGTGCTTTTGGTGTGGAGTTATGAAAGTAGCAGAAAAAAGTGGACTTACTAATAAGCTAGCAAAGCTTCTAAGACCAATTTTAAGATTATTGTTTAAAGACGCAGCTAAAGATGAAAAGGCTTTAGGAGCAATAGTTATGAACATAACGGCTAATATGATGGGATTAGGAAATGCAGCTACTCCATTTGGTATAAAGGCAATGCAAGAAATGGATAGATTAAACAAGGAAAAGGGAACAGCATCAAATGATATGGTTCTTTTTCTAGTATTAAATGCTGCATGTATTCAATTAGTACCATCAACAATAATATCCATTAGAGCTGCTTGTGGATCAACTAACCCAGGCTCTATTATATTACCTGCAATTTTAGCAAGCACAATAGCTGCAATTGTTGGGGTTATATGTTGTAAAATATTACAACGATATTTTTAA
- a CDS encoding spore maturation protein has product MFNYLTQSVIPIIVIIIITYGMFKGRKVYEWFIEGAKEGLQVCLNIFPYLLAMIVAVHIFRESNLLDMLNNLIAPFSELIGLPKEVTPLVLVKPLSGSGAMGILTDILKTYGPDTSIGYIASVIMGTTETIFYTITVYFGAIQIKKIRHTIWASLFAEITAIIAAIFLVGALIL; this is encoded by the coding sequence ATGTTTAACTATTTAACCCAAAGTGTAATACCTATAATAGTAATAATAATTATTACTTATGGAATGTTTAAAGGTAGAAAAGTATATGAATGGTTTATAGAGGGTGCTAAAGAAGGATTACAAGTTTGTTTAAACATATTTCCATATCTTTTGGCTATGATTGTAGCAGTTCATATTTTTAGAGAGTCTAATTTATTAGATATGCTAAATAATTTAATTGCACCTTTTTCAGAATTAATAGGGTTGCCTAAAGAGGTAACACCCCTTGTATTAGTAAAACCATTATCAGGAAGTGGGGCAATGGGAATACTTACAGATATCTTAAAAACATATGGACCAGATACAAGTATAGGATATATAGCGTCAGTTATTATGGGGACTACAGAAACTATATTTTATACAATAACAGTATATTTTGGAGCTATACAAATAAAAAAAATAAGGCATACAATATGGGCATCACTTTTTGCTGAAATTACTGCTATAATAGCAGCCATATTTCTAGTAGGAGCTTTAATATTATAA
- a CDS encoding Crp/Fnr family transcriptional regulator — MNEFLEVIGECSIFKKIKKEDIKNFIENSSYKLASYDKNDIIAVEGEDCNSIGIVVDGIIEIQNIYENGKNLTIKRFSRGDVFGEALVFSKQHIYPATIISVSKSKILFINKESIINFCFKDVDFLNNFMCLLSEKIIMLNNKIRNTSLKSIRQKISNFLLEQYNIREKTVINLNISKKEFAEILGIPRPSLSRELINMKDEGIIDLNKREINILDIDKLEEIMCK, encoded by the coding sequence ATGAACGAATTCTTAGAAGTTATAGGAGAATGTAGTATCTTTAAAAAAATAAAAAAAGAAGATATAAAAAACTTTATAGAAAATAGTAGTTATAAATTAGCAAGTTATGATAAAAATGATATTATAGCTGTGGAAGGTGAAGATTGTAATAGTATTGGAATAGTAGTAGATGGAATTATAGAAATTCAAAATATTTATGAGAATGGTAAGAATCTTACAATTAAAAGATTTTCTAGAGGAGATGTGTTTGGCGAAGCTTTAGTTTTTTCAAAGCAACATATATATCCAGCAACTATAATATCAGTAAGTAAGAGTAAAATTCTTTTCATAAATAAGGAAAGCATAATAAATTTTTGTTTTAAAGATGTAGACTTTTTAAATAATTTTATGTGCTTATTAAGTGAAAAAATAATCATGTTAAATAATAAAATAAGAAATACCTCTTTAAAAAGCATAAGACAAAAAATATCTAACTTTTTATTAGAACAATATAATATTAGGGAAAAAACTGTTATTAATCTTAATATTAGTAAAAAGGAGTTTGCAGAAATATTAGGGATTCCAAGACCTTCATTATCCAGAGAATTAATAAATATGAAAGATGAAGGAATTATAGATTTAAACAAAAGAGAAATAAATATTTTAGATATTGATAAATTAGAAGAAATAATGTGCAAATAA
- the hcp gene encoding hydroxylamine reductase: MDKKMFCFQCQEAAGCTGCTIKGVCGKTPELAGLQDLLIYVTRGLSEVTTRAREEGLDVSKEVNHLVTMNLFTTITNANFDNLVFYDRVRETLRVKKQLLARLNNKEGLGEAAIWEAETNEAFDIKAKTVGVLETKNEDIRSLRELITYGLKGLSAYLKHANALGYDSEEISSFMQSALSKTIDDKVTLDEYIALTLETGKVGVDGMALLDKANTETYGHPEATKVNIGVRKNPGILVSGHDLKDLEQLLEQAQGSGVDIYTHSEMLPAHYYPSFKKYDNFVGNYGNAWWKQKEEFESFNGPILMTTNCIVPPKDSYKSKLFTTGASGFEGCKHIYADENGKKDFTEIIELAKKCEAPKEIETGEIIGGFAHNQVMAVADKVVEAVKSGAIKKFFVMAGCDGRAKSRDYYTEFAKALPKDTIILTAGCAKYKYNKLPLGDIAGIPRVLDAGQCNDSYSLALIALKLKEVFELEDINELPIAFNIAWYEQKAVIVLLSLLYLGVKNIHLGPTLPAFLSPNVANVLVENFGIGGITNVENDMKMFMEM, from the coding sequence ATGGATAAAAAAATGTTTTGTTTTCAATGTCAAGAAGCTGCTGGGTGTACAGGATGCACAATAAAGGGTGTGTGTGGTAAAACACCTGAGTTGGCAGGATTACAAGATTTATTAATATATGTAACAAGGGGATTATCAGAGGTAACAACAAGAGCAAGAGAAGAGGGATTAGATGTTTCAAAAGAAGTTAATCACTTAGTTACAATGAATTTATTTACAACAATAACAAATGCTAATTTTGATAATTTAGTATTTTATGATAGAGTAAGAGAAACTTTAAGAGTGAAAAAACAATTATTAGCGAGATTAAATAATAAAGAAGGTTTAGGGGAAGCTGCTATTTGGGAAGCAGAAACTAATGAAGCTTTCGATATTAAAGCTAAAACTGTTGGTGTATTAGAAACTAAAAATGAAGATATTAGAAGCTTAAGAGAACTTATAACATATGGATTAAAAGGATTATCAGCTTATTTAAAACATGCAAATGCATTAGGATATGATTCAGAAGAAATATCATCTTTTATGCAAAGTGCATTATCAAAGACAATAGATGATAAAGTAACTTTAGATGAGTATATAGCTTTAACATTAGAAACAGGTAAGGTTGGAGTTGATGGAATGGCTTTATTAGATAAAGCTAATACAGAAACTTATGGACATCCAGAAGCAACAAAAGTAAATATAGGGGTTAGAAAGAATCCAGGGATTTTAGTGTCAGGACATGATTTAAAGGATTTAGAACAATTATTAGAACAAGCACAAGGTTCCGGTGTTGATATTTATACACACTCAGAAATGTTACCAGCTCATTATTATCCATCATTTAAAAAGTATGATAACTTTGTTGGGAATTATGGTAATGCATGGTGGAAACAAAAAGAGGAATTTGAGAGTTTTAATGGACCTATATTAATGACTACAAATTGTATAGTTCCACCAAAAGATTCATATAAGTCAAAATTATTTACTACAGGAGCATCAGGATTTGAAGGGTGTAAACATATATATGCTGATGAAAATGGTAAAAAAGACTTTACTGAAATAATAGAGTTAGCTAAAAAATGTGAAGCTCCAAAAGAAATAGAGACAGGAGAAATAATAGGTGGGTTTGCTCATAATCAAGTTATGGCTGTAGCAGATAAGGTTGTAGAAGCTGTTAAAAGTGGAGCTATAAAGAAGTTCTTTGTAATGGCAGGGTGTGATGGTAGAGCTAAGTCAAGAGATTATTATACTGAATTTGCAAAGGCTTTACCAAAGGACACAATAATTTTAACGGCAGGATGTGCAAAGTATAAGTATAATAAATTACCTTTAGGAGATATTGCAGGAATTCCAAGAGTATTAGATGCAGGACAATGTAATGATTCATATTCATTAGCGTTAATAGCGTTAAAACTAAAGGAAGTATTTGAACTTGAGGATATAAATGAATTACCAATAGCTTTTAATATAGCGTGGTACGAACAAAAGGCTGTAATAGTTCTATTATCATTATTATATCTTGGAGTTAAGAACATACACTTAGGGCCTACTTTACCAGCATTCCTTTCACCTAATGTAGCAAATGTTTTAGTTGAAAACTTTGGAATTGGTGGAATAACTAATGTAGAAAATGATATGAAAATGTTTATGGAAATGTAG
- a CDS encoding dicarboxylate/amino acid:cation symporter — MKKLGLIPKLILAIILGIIIGSFCPKGVIGVLATFNSIFGNFLGFMIPLIIVGFVVCGIADLGKGAGKMLGLTTGIAYISTLVAGFLAFLVASKFFPLFIHTSSSLSNASNPEDKLVPALFVVDIPPIMSVMTALIFAFLLGLGISSLKGKALYNMANEFQQIVELTIKNLIIPLLPIHILGIFANMTFAGEVKSILSVFWKVFLVILALHFTMMFLQFLIASILGKKNLPSVLKNQIPGYLTALGTQSSAATIPVNLQCAEKNKVSKEVREFVVPLGATIHLSGSTITLTCCAVAVMLLNNVTPDLGKMITFIAMLGVTMVAAPGVPGGAVMAALGVLQSVLGFSEPQIALMIALYITQDSFGTACNVSGDNAIAIIVDSLKNKFNLTVSKDSNNDSLESTN, encoded by the coding sequence ATGAAAAAATTAGGACTTATACCCAAATTAATATTAGCAATTATTTTAGGTATAATTATTGGATCTTTCTGTCCTAAGGGGGTTATCGGGGTTTTAGCTACTTTTAACTCAATATTTGGTAATTTCTTAGGATTTATGATTCCTTTAATAATTGTTGGCTTCGTTGTTTGTGGAATTGCAGATTTAGGAAAAGGGGCCGGTAAAATGCTTGGTTTAACTACTGGTATTGCATATATATCTACTTTAGTTGCAGGATTTTTAGCTTTCTTAGTGGCATCAAAATTTTTCCCATTATTTATACACACATCTAGTTCATTAAGTAATGCTTCTAATCCTGAAGATAAATTAGTACCTGCATTATTTGTAGTTGATATTCCACCTATAATGTCTGTAATGACAGCTTTAATTTTCGCATTCTTATTAGGACTTGGAATATCATCTCTAAAGGGAAAAGCTCTTTATAATATGGCTAATGAATTTCAACAAATAGTTGAATTAACAATAAAGAATCTTATAATACCACTTTTACCTATTCATATACTAGGAATTTTTGCAAATATGACATTTGCTGGAGAAGTCAAGAGTATATTATCTGTTTTCTGGAAGGTATTTTTAGTAATACTTGCTTTACACTTTACAATGATGTTTTTACAATTTTTAATTGCTAGTATTTTAGGTAAAAAGAATTTACCTTCAGTACTTAAGAATCAAATACCTGGCTACTTAACAGCTCTAGGCACACAAAGTTCAGCTGCAACAATACCTGTAAATTTACAATGCGCTGAAAAAAATAAAGTTTCTAAAGAAGTTAGAGAATTTGTTGTTCCTTTGGGTGCTACTATTCATCTATCTGGTAGTACTATAACGCTTACTTGTTGTGCGGTAGCAGTAATGTTACTTAATAATGTAACTCCTGATTTAGGAAAAATGATAACTTTCATAGCTATGCTAGGAGTCACTATGGTAGCTGCACCAGGAGTTCCTGGTGGTGCTGTAATGGCAGCATTAGGAGTATTACAAAGTGTTTTAGGTTTCTCTGAACCTCAAATTGCTTTAATGATTGCTTTATATATAACTCAAGATAGTTTCGGAACTGCTTGTAACGTGTCAGGAGATAATGCAATTGCTATTATAGTTGATTCATTAAAAAATAAATTTAACTTGACAGTATCAAAAGATTCAAATAATGATAGTTTAGAATCTACAAATTAA
- a CDS encoding ACT domain-containing protein, with translation MAGEKYYIISEKALPEAFKKVIEVKELLFTGKAKDISDAVKQTNISRSTYYKYKDDIFPMSEGIHSKKITLVVLLSHEAGTLSKVLDCIAFNKGNIITINQDIPINMAANVTITLDISNMKKDLKQLVNILRSLPNVVSVKLLAME, from the coding sequence GTGGCTGGTGAAAAATATTATATAATAAGTGAGAAGGCATTGCCAGAAGCATTCAAAAAAGTTATAGAAGTTAAGGAATTATTATTTACTGGAAAAGCAAAAGATATTAGTGATGCAGTTAAACAAACTAATATAAGTAGGAGCACTTATTATAAATATAAAGACGATATATTTCCTATGTCAGAGGGGATACACAGTAAAAAAATAACCTTAGTAGTATTATTATCTCATGAAGCGGGAACTTTATCTAAGGTGCTAGATTGTATAGCTTTTAATAAGGGGAATATAATAACAATAAATCAAGATATACCTATAAACATGGCGGCAAATGTAACAATAACATTAGATATATCAAATATGAAAAAGGATTTAAAACAGTTAGTTAATATATTAAGATCATTGCCTAATGTTGTTAGTGTAAAACTTTTAGCCATGGAATAA